gaagaagaaaaaaaaaggcaaaaCCTCTCGCATCATCTATCATCGGCCACAACAAGAAGCTAATTTCGCTTCATCAAAGTGCAgagtcaccaaaaaaaaaaagaaaaaaaaatcaatttctagttTATACTAATGGGTGTGTTGTGTTTGTGTCTAATTTCTCTTTGCTTTGTTTAAATTGGAAGCATTTTCTGACAACTATCAACATATTTTGGTTACAGAGCTTTCCGTATAGCATTTTTGGAAAGCCAAACTTGGATCATTCACGACTCCAGCCACTCAACTGTAAAATATACATTGAGAATTTGCTACTTCAGAACTCAAGTACAGAGGCAAGAGTCATGCCTGTTACAAACCTACCGCAGGTCCACAACAAACCTCATGGTGTACTGAACCAAAGACAGAATTTCTTGAATCTGTTTACTCTACATGTCCTAACGAACCAGAAAATTGTAGCTGTAGAAGTTAAGAATTAAGATACATGTATAACTTGAAAGTAGACCATTAATAGTCGCAGAGATTAAACCAAAGcggttttcgttttttttttttcacttgctTCACATCTTCAATCTGAAAAGCACTACAAGCTGTTTCACATCCTCTCCTCTGTACTATCGCCACAAATCACATACTGAAACTACGGCCGTAAGTACAATATCAATATAAAGTGCATTCACAAAGTTGCTATTGCAGCAATACTATACTACAATAAGCATACATGATACATCTAGTGAATCCTATCAATAGGCTAAAGTTGTGGCTAAGCATACTTGCAGGTTTGTCATTCAACTAGAAATACAAGTTTCCACATCTGCTTTAGCGAAGAGTCTAAAACTAGCCTCAATTACGATGATACGAACAGTTATAATGGAGGGGGGACTATAAAGAAAAGCTTTACCGAAAGGAAACGTACAAAAAAGCTATCATTACAGAAGTTTGGATGTTTTCTTGCAGATCTCCTGGAGCAAATGTAAGAAGAGTTTCCAACCACTGTCCTGTGTCGATTAATGATCTAATAGCAAACAGATAATGGCATAGTCTGAAACTCTGAACAAATGACAATGACATAGCCTAGATTCATGAATCCGCTCTACAATTTTTCACTCACTTACTaatacaaataatttttctaAATCTCGCCTAACCCAGGTTTTACACTCACTTACAGATACGAAGAATTTTTCTAAATCTATCTCCTACCCGTGTTTCTACATGGTGACAAGTTTTAGGTTGACCAATGTCGTTCCTATGGGAAATGAGCTCAAAGTCTGTAACACATTCATCTAAATGCTGAATGAAACCTTTTACTATGCGTCCACATCTCCTCCTACAGGCAGGATTTCGACTTTTATTCACCTGCCTTATATTGTCCAACTTCTCCTCGATTTCATTTTCCATAACCTGTATTGAACACGTGAAATAAATATATTTGCATCAGAATTTATTCCGAATCATAAAATAAGAAACAATGAAGGCATATAGTACTACATTACACACCTCGAAGCATTCTTTCATGGATGACAATAAATCCATATCAGTACATGGATACTCGTCGTTATCTGTCAATTTATCTCCAGTGTAATCTATGGTCTCATCAACTCCTACTACCTCTTGCAATTTAGTGATGAAAAACTTTTCCAAACTTTGGTTTTTCTCCAAGGACTTCCTAGCATCATCATATGCAGTGGTGATGTCGCCACTTTCAACTTGTGTTTTCTGAATGATCCAGCTTTTACACTCCTCTGGAAGATCGTCATGAGATTTTAAAAATCTAACATTGCAGCTTTCATCTGCATATACATATTCATTCAAGCAAATCATTATTTTCAGTGAATGGATTCTAGCTTCCAAACAAAAACATCAGAATTAGGAAtttccaaaaagaaagaaaaccttGAATTCTTGTTGTTTCGCTCTAGCAAGTTTGATTTTACTAAGGTAACAAGCTAGCAGGAATTCATGTTCATCGGCATCGAGCATTGAATCAATTCTCtgcgaaattaaaaaaaaaaaatctagggttAGCCATAAGTAAATGATCTCTACAATCTCTTATTGTATCAAATGAATGATTAAAACATTGGACTTACTCTTAGGATCCTTAATTCCGTAAGGATGTCTTGTGCGGATTCATAGAGACCATGAGTATTGGTGTTTACACCGCATAAGTAATTCTGTAACACCTTCACATTTTCTTCAGAGTTCCAAAGCTTCCAATTATCCAAAACTTCTTCCATCTCACACCTAAAGAAACCCTCATCTGAATTAGGTTCATGGAAGAatcataaaacaaaaagaaattaacCAGAAGAGATAAGAAGAAGAGGTTATTGTACCTATGAGCATCCGAGTAATTACAGTCTTCCGGATTAAATCTTGGGAACATGGTTGATTCTCCTTCAACACAAAACTTGGTCCTTGGTTTTAGGGTTCTTATTCAGTGATGAGAAGAAGCAACAATTGTATAGTATAGGAAACAGAAGAGTGCACATCCATAAATCGGAAACTCGGTATATAAAGAGTCGCTCTAATCCTAGAATAGATGTTTATGGCAAGGATATCTGCCCCTCTAAATCCCTATCAATATTTCATCTTTTGAGAAAAAATAGGGAGTTAAGAAAAAGAATTAGTTACACTTTTTGGTATTTAACTGTTTTAAGACTTAATTTTATTACTTTATAATAGGTGTCACAAAACTAAGAGGGATTACATACTTaaagtatgtggcccgaccataTCATAGACGCACGGATGTTTACAGACTCAAGAGTCCAGACAGACGGTTAATTCCCTTTCAGATATCCTCATGGCATGGGCTCCGGATAAAGGAAAAGGCAAATTTGAAAAATCACTTGGCCAGCATTTATAAATATAAATCACTGCATCATTCCTTTTATCATGGGTGGCTCTTCCCAAGCCATTCTGAGTTGTTGCCTTTCCACTTCAGTTTGGAAATAGCCTAGCTTTTGTGGTTGTTTCTGGTTTCAAGAAAAAAATAGACAACCATTGTCCGTTTTCTTTCTAAATTGTCAAGTCCACCAATTTCCGAAACTCCACTTATTTTTTTACTGATTATActaatttttcccaaaaaggatGATGATTATCTAATTTATATAAATTACCCGATTTTTATGCTAAACTTTCCCTTGACTCCACTAAGTTGCAAGGGTTTATGGATGAAATAGACATTTATCATCCGCTTTTTACTTTTCCAAAAAAGACAACAATTATCCGTTCATAATCTTTTACACGGGGATTCCCGCTCAATAGCAGGAATACGAGCGGAAATCAAGACCTTAGGCAACGATTTTTAAATATGGAAAAAAATTGGGAACCTCCATGAGACATGATCTAATAATTTGGGAACCTCCATAAGACCTAGTATAATAATTTGATTATGAATTTCTATCCAAATTAATCGAACAAAGTTTCACTGGGAAAAGGAGGATCTGGAAAAATGAGCGAATCAACTCAGTTTTAAATTTTGCTTGGAAAATTTTAACTTCGAAAATTTTGACCACCGGTTCTAAGGAAGGTTGTTGGCCACTTTACCAACCACACCACATGAATAGCAACTGGTGAGAACAATAAAATAAATCGTGACATCATCAAGCTCACACTAACCATCATCACTCACAATAAAAGTGATATCCTCGACAAAATGACATCCAAAATATCCAAGTTAACTGCTTAATGTATAAGTGGTCATAATTATGTCATAAGAGATGAAACAGACAAAATATGTGTGGCCTCAGCAACGTTCGGATAACTTAAGTAGTTTTGAGCCTCTATAAGACCTTAACAAGAACCTCAAATAGGATGAAGAAGAACAAATCACGAACCTTGCATTTTGCCTAATTTGTAGTAAGACAAAAAATTTAGCATTGTGTCATGGATATCTGTTGattgtggattttcaacaaggagtaaaatcataaaatcatgatattgcgtGTTTCTGACACGgtttcaggaatgtatgtgacgattcatgttttatgattcgtaaaccatttcacgatctctgactgagcgagcattcctctcagagccatgatgaatatgtttctcgaaaggcctctcagctgagcgttcgatgcttcacacatttcatcatgacctctacaTAGAAccttaatgattgggcggttctatagacataatgtttgttagagagattAACggcttcaggacgtcacgctgctcgttgttccctgactatgtagagagaccgtgtacaaAATCCCTTGATGATTGAGCGGTTCCCCaaacataatgtttgttagagagcttaacgcctccAGGACGTCACGCTGCATGTTGTTCCCTTACTGTACACCCCTCAGAATGAGTGTGACGCTTCAATTATCTCacatctcgattctacaataaatTAATTCTAGCGTGCCATTCACCgcctgaattcctagaaaataatctattttatctcattactccgttccatggttgatcctcagctggattccatggattagtaatagataattatTTTGTTATcctgtttcatgaattattctcagctgaatcTCATGAATTGGTGATAAATACTCAAGAAATTTTATTGCTCTGTTTCATAGCTATTCTCAACTGAATCCATGAATCGTtaataaatattcactgatcGGGCGTCAGgtccaccaccgagtaagccccaaaaaatggtgcgagtgtacttagaaAATAATGCACGAACAAGCGCCCAAacacacgaacgagcattcaaaaatatggacaaacgaggaaacctaCGCAAAATAGGGAGGAactaatattaataaaataataaaagaggtgTTTTTGGGACAGGGCTCACCGGCCTGCCGGTCATGCCGACGTGGCCgacccatgcctctcccattattttattatttttctaaactcatgaaaactccttcattcgagcaaatcttcttgtttgagcaaaactcttagtttctccatattttccttcaaacgatgaaaaataatataaaaatagggaaaggtgtcacgggactcgggccactagccggccggccatgccctagccgtggccggtcccacaccttccaATCCCTTGTtttctcataattattatttcccttatCTCATGAAATTCCCTCGTTCGGACGAAACTCTAAGTTTCTCTATTTTTCCCTCAAACgatgaaaaatataattaaaatagGTAAAGGACCCACGGGACCGAGGCCACTAGCCGTCCTttcatgccctagtcgtggccggtcccacacctttcaatccctatttcattattattatttcctttatctcatgaaactcctctgttagggaaaaccctaatttttcaatattttctcaaatattgctcaaaccctggaaaagccaaaagtcaaatgattacatgaccgactaggccattcacgacaaatattaaaatgttattattttaatattctcgaaATTTTGGTCACATGAGCGAAGTTTTTCTCACTCgctcgagcaaaatcgagagtttcagttaagatcaaactcttctgaaaaattcaaaatattgctcgaacgctaACCAAGAATgtcaaaattcttaggactgagacatGGGCACCATAGTGACATggacatgcttccttgaccgaccaaggcaagccctaaggcttgcaaggagccggtctcacactttttcataattttgacctaatttgctctcaATTGctggtattgggtccaaactctttccaactaaCTTGGAATTTGTTCTAAATACCGCTAGACGGTCCGACAACCACCAAGTGTCGGTCACATGACTCCTTGGCCGGTCCTCATCTCTTCACAAATTAGGTTTCATTACCTAAaactcagacgagcactattttaataaatgattgaaccagcgtTTGATcgtcctttcaccaactggtcgacAAATACTTTGGCGCACGCTCACTCGATTACCTGGGAGTTACATGGTCGCCATAATCCCATGTAGCTGTTCCCTCCTTCACTCAATGACTCGTTTTCAGTAAGTCATCGATTGATGAtcaaacttagggttttgaactgaatgctctgcaaatcataattctgagaaagttcaaacactaataattttatgttgatacaATAATAAACATCtcaattaattatataatattcagtccagctaccaatattttaattaatattttatttggtcacgctaccaataatccatcaatcgagcaacatttgctcacacgAGGAATATTGATATAACTATCAATATCCAACAATTCATCGTATGAGCAACctttgctcagactatcaatatttatCATGTTGGTCCAATTACAAACGTTTATTTGAACCATGTCTCAGCTGACATGTTCATCCACAAATCATAGAGCATTTGGCAATCTTTCTCGACTAAATGATAGACCCATCGTCtatcagtcaacaattgactaattaatacatgtctgccttgcagactccaaaaatcatgagacatcaatcactgTCACATGGGGGGAAATTAATtcgggttttggtctggcggcctacggcatgtgtgtccatccacgatgagaaatgtgagtaagtcgtgcaagcatttgagggagttagcaaagtagtgggtggacaatcaaccatcCCTCTCACATACGAGGAACTGGTGCAACCACGATTTCCCGCTCTTCCACTCGAGCAACCGACACACTtattggagatcaatgtgtttacactctggcaatataaataagctcTGAATTCACGATTGAGGACAAGACAAGAAATCCATGAGATACACCACTGATTGAGAGACAACGTCCATCGCCCAATCAATCatcatcgtgtgagcaacacTTTCTATCAATCGAGTGTAATTCATACTTATTTTGAACTCAGCagttcatttgcagaaacctacaacacattcacaatccttgatcaccattgatctcacacacttctcagcgtccctcctacagatcaaccctcttccctctttgtgaccgaattgactctggaacaaccatttcttggtttaagccggagtcctccagattgatctctcgaactcaaagcactcatgtgcagtgaatctgtttgaggttaggaagTTCGCTCGGTCGAGGAGCCTCCGTCCGCTGGTCGTCCCTCCACTTTTTTGAAAACCAGCGAAGCATTTTCCGCTTCAATATTATCACATGATTAACGtctaaaaaaaaacttcaaagacTTTTAGATTGATTACAGGAAAAAAATTTGAGAGATTGAAAAACTGCACATGATAGCAAAAACTTTGAGCAAACGTCATAGAAATCTCAAGATTGCAGTCAAAACCCTAGATAGAAGAAGAAAATGTcaataaaaccctaaaagaagaaaaaatggggACGTGCAAAAGATGAGAGCTTTAGCGTAAGCTTGATTGttatatatatacacatacaCATATTGACCAAGCCTAGAAATTCCATAAATAAACGACGATATTTTGGAAATAATTTCAATTAATATTTCAAATTTACATAACCTTTACAATTTTTGTTAACCACTATATCTTCGATATCCGCATTTCCCTGgtaaaatattttttatcaaaCTATGGCAAGTATCTTCCCACGTATATGAATAGAAACtgtttttattattgttatttttttcaATTAAACCAAGAAATAAAGATTATAGAAATCGTGAATTAATGATGAAATCTGAATTAATTATTAACCATGAAATAATATTTTTgtaaaaaggaaaataatatgTAAAGATTTTGTTAATATTAACcatgaaataatatttttttaataagttgaaataatatttttttaataaggaaaataatatgaaaaaagaatcattatttatAAACcatggaataattttttttagtaaGAAAATTAATTTTTGGAAATCATAGTTTCTTGAGTGCTTGTTTGTTTTGTACTAGttccatttttttgttttgtattagctctattcaaatcataatgttCCAAATCATCTATACCCAACAAAGATTTGTGGAAAAGAGATTCATGACCGGGCTAATCAAGTTTTGCGGAAAAGAGATTTATGACCGGGCTAATCAGgttatttttgaaattttattttttctcgatttAATTGATAGTTTGGGGATGTTTAGGAAGATTACATTTTTTGGTTATGTAAACGGACACTCGACACTTGATGATCATTCAATTTATTTTCTCATCACGTGATGATCATtcgatttatttttttgattatcaTGAAGAAATCGTGATTTGATATATTATTGGCATGTTATGAGATTTCCAAGATTTTGTTATCCGAGGCAAGAATCATATTTTTCAAgatttagttattttatttttataaaaataatatttctttagttaaaattcaatattttattacaaaaaaatggtggggccagaatcaaccagaatcTACAATCAACGTGGAGCTCCGGTGAATGAAAACGCTTTAAAAATATTTGTTATTATATATAGAATGTGAGCAAAAAACTAACAACTTTGGATTCTTATTTTAATAAAGCACATAATATAGTGGTATTACactgattattaatttatatattagttgGGTCCTATTTTAAGcttaaattttttattatcttataaatttatCGGGGTTATTAAGTTAGCACACtgatgatggtttttcaaatagtgattgtagtagtggtaaatactgggtcttttcagacttgtgaagaaagcaatttttagatttaaattaaactagacaattaaataaagttgttcaaagttatagagaaaaacaccaagactaggattccaccaatgaccattttaatagtaaactctaaatacttcttatgcaattttatctttaaaatcaattctaatatttgcctcaaataagtttttgaagtaataattgtaattaaaaagtataaaacatcaaaagttactaaaacccagcatgcttcatcaagtcaattcacaattactcaataaaaactattaattcaattttaattcgtgcaaataatcaaataataataatacaaataaatataaaaactagaattataccaataaattttgtaccaatggcttcctccgtcgtctcggctaatgggtttagctcctcatcccaaaaacacactcacaagataaattcatggctaaaataggtgtttttattgatgattatatgatgaaataggaattagcaacgctgtaatggtgttacagcgccactgttacaaaggtgtatggtaatttaagactgatgtaaacgataactatctactgctgtgaaacaacaacagtggtacgaaaataagtctgctgaagaacgacggactctgcgagtctgttcttcgtgttcttcagaagctttaatggcagcagcagcagcagcgttgtctcctctataattgcttctcctaggctctcatcgactctaaactccctcctaaaggtttctcacctttctttgatgtaaaccaacacttatatagccttcagattccctagaaactcgatcaaattcgagaataaatctcttattcttcacgtgcagtttgaacaataattccatctgtcgacctttgtatgcgtctgtgagctattctattgctcccaaaatcttctctgacttgaactcaactgttttgaagtatatcccacgcaagaatctctcccaaatctttcaaaccaattcaaaaccctaaacagggaccgtgtgcactgtcttgactttgtgtggattttctgacttatccagcccaattagatgggtctaatcgcttctaacaggtcccttatgtcttgtagagtctgtgggtaccaaattttcccattgaatcgcctgctaggtcgctcaaatccttgatccaaaactgttgacgctgctgcctttttttcccgccaaaattttcttttgaatttgagaagttgacctccccttatctgtggctggtctccctttagcagatgcctggaaatgggtcaccccttagtaattaggttaccccttatccaaaatcaagggtccgtatagcaagtgtcctctggggcattttccgcatttttttttcggggttcctccggggtatttctgggatacttccggtacacttctgaggcgcttccggtacgttatcaacggaggtccaaatgccacatttttagccaaattcgccgcaagagattatttccaaaaacacctacaaatacataaaataaccaattaagtacaatatcgagtactaaaatatatacaaatgagctattagacacataaatgcgtctatcaaatacacccaaacttattatttgctagtcccgagcaaatcaaaaactacaaaaaaatcctaatcactgtcgcaggcatcgtcgatgcATTTGCGATGCAATAGCCTttaaaacccctaggtggcctagtggccgagttatagtctcgggagggcttaccagagatatacccacaaaacctgtactccagaccttagctatctacgcagaaccttggaaggcactaaagaatctccttggttggcatacttattgactacaggaagaagtaccctgatgcgaaattccaattgctgtacacgagtttgcactcaagcatactaaaattcatataaagtgacagagctctactcagatagttgcactatggacatcatattcggagtcaaactaatcacatggaaagattaagagatggatatagaaaaacatagatggttttgatgtttactaagtgaacggcgtttcccatatctgtctgaaggcctccgccaaaatgaacctatcctaatggattgagatactagtctgactaatatcaatacactggcatatacaagggtaccagtggtcgataacctaactctaggtcaacacaactggcatatacaagggtaccagtggtcgactttattgaatttattccttttggtcaaatggtctggtctcaatttctttctttcttttttttttttttcatctcttttttttttcatcttttttttttttttttcatcttttttttttttttttttttttttcatggtatctcaatcactctaattcaccctagcattggtaacaacttgaatcgtgggccccacctatcacttagagaaacatagtttaaaaacaaaataaaataaaaatagaagtgaaaaggactcaacgagatatggtgaaactatcatgttatttctaacatctgagctctgtgcttttatgaatagactctttagatgtttccatctaatcagattggttcctcaaactcctacaatcaaaatgcttccatccacttagattagttagtgcaatcctcaataggcataaatttctaggctctggagtttatttattgcaactaaaagctaacaaaaagtgtttcttccccacccccaaacttaaatctacatTGTCCTCatgtttctcatgaaagaacagtaccaagaatataagtaacatgaagaaatagtaaagagagttcggaaagatagtacctgagtgaagtgaaaccaaaaactgaatatagaaattatacaacatacaaatcacctcgatggtcaatcaagggtaaacagggtcctccagagggacctcctcaacatcacttgtaggaaaaggctctaaaaagggcttcaatcgctgaccgttaacctttgaagaactactaccatccagtgtctcgatttcaacagctccatgaggaaaaacagtacggaccacaaaaggaccggtccaccgagagcgcagtttcccggggaatagatgcaaacgagtgtcatacagaagaactttttgacctggagaaaatgacttccgtaatatgtttctatcatgcacaagtttcattttgttcttatactccttcgcactatcataagcatctatacgaatctcgtccaactcattgagctggagtttcctatgggctcctgccttgtcaagtgaaaaatttagctgcttaacagcccaataagctctgtgttctaactcaacaggtaagtgacatgccttgccataaacaagccgataaggcgacattccaatgggggtcttaaacgcagtacggtaagcccataaggcatcagtaagcctagacgaccagtctttccgattaggattaactgttttctctaatatacgttttatctccctattggaaacctctacctgaccactagtctgtggatgatacggggtagctatcttatgtgtaataccatatttcttcatcagaagtctaaaagtcccattacaaaagtgcgaccctccatcactaattatagctcgcggtgtaccaaaacgtgtaagtatattatttttcaagaactcaatcacaaccctatggtcattggttttacacgcaaccgcctcaatccacttagagacatagtctacggcgacaaggatgtataggttaccaaaagaattaggaaacggacccataaagtcaataccccacacatcaaagacctcaacaattaa
This genomic stretch from Papaver somniferum cultivar HN1 chromosome 5, ASM357369v1, whole genome shotgun sequence harbors:
- the LOC113277266 gene encoding uncharacterized protein LOC113277266: MFPRFNPEDCNYSDAHRCEMEEVLDNWKLWNSEENVKVLQNYLCGVNTNTHGLYESAQDILTELRILRRIDSMLDADEHEFLLACYLSKIKLARAKQQEFKMKAAMLDF